In Prescottella soli, a genomic segment contains:
- a CDS encoding hydroxylase, translated as MGQVLDNIMQFADEIREGGIEGEKLMRLSDGNAKRVRDAGVIRMLQPKEFGGLESHPREFAETAMALGAVDGSTGWVSGIVGVHPWEMAFFDPKAQQEVWGEDVDTWIASPYAPMGIAVPVDGGYILNGRWSFSTGNDHCEWVMIGALVGDQKGVPTGQVLHVLVPKADYTVDHESWNVVGLRGTGSKDFTVKDAFIPEYRTIDSEIVLSGNGAKHAGRDETLYKFPFSCIFPLGISSSLIGMCEGGLALYIAAQKERVAVTGVPIKEDPYVLYAIGQAADEINAARVSILETVDRFWDKTEKGQEVTFEERAVGRRTQTNAAWRAVSALDEIFARAGGGAMKVTLPLQRFWRDAHVGLTHAIHVPGSINHASALTQLGGEPQGIHRSMI; from the coding sequence ATGGGTCAGGTTTTGGACAACATCATGCAGTTCGCGGACGAGATCCGTGAAGGCGGTATCGAGGGCGAGAAGCTGATGCGCCTCTCGGACGGAAACGCCAAGCGTGTCCGCGACGCCGGCGTCATCCGGATGCTGCAGCCGAAGGAGTTCGGCGGCCTCGAGTCCCACCCGCGCGAGTTCGCCGAGACGGCTATGGCCCTCGGCGCCGTCGACGGCTCCACCGGCTGGGTCTCCGGCATCGTCGGTGTGCACCCGTGGGAGATGGCTTTCTTCGATCCCAAGGCGCAGCAGGAGGTCTGGGGCGAGGACGTCGACACCTGGATCGCGTCGCCGTACGCCCCCATGGGTATCGCGGTGCCGGTCGACGGCGGCTACATCCTGAACGGCCGCTGGTCGTTCTCCACCGGCAACGACCACTGCGAGTGGGTCATGATCGGTGCTCTCGTGGGTGACCAGAAGGGTGTCCCGACCGGTCAGGTTCTGCACGTGCTGGTCCCGAAGGCGGACTACACCGTCGACCACGAGAGCTGGAACGTCGTCGGCCTGCGCGGCACCGGTTCCAAGGACTTCACGGTCAAGGACGCCTTCATCCCCGAGTACCGCACGATCGACTCCGAGATCGTCCTCAGCGGCAACGGTGCCAAGCACGCCGGCCGTGACGAGACGCTGTACAAGTTCCCGTTCTCCTGCATCTTCCCGCTCGGCATCTCCTCGTCGCTGATCGGCATGTGCGAGGGCGGTCTCGCCCTGTACATCGCCGCGCAGAAGGAGCGCGTCGCGGTGACCGGTGTCCCGATCAAGGAGGACCCGTACGTCCTCTACGCCATCGGTCAGGCCGCCGACGAGATCAACGCTGCGCGAGTGTCGATCCTCGAGACCGTCGACCGTTTCTGGGACAAGACCGAGAAGGGCCAGGAGGTCACCTTCGAAGAGCGCGCGGTCGGCCGCCGCACCCAGACCAACGCCGCGTGGCGCGCGGTCAGTGCCCTCGACGAGATCTTCGCTCGCGCCGGCGGCGGTGCGATGAAGGTGACGCTGCCGCTGCAGCGCTTCTGGCGTGACGCGCACGTCGGCCTGACCCACGCGATCCACGTGCCCGGCTCGATCAACCACGCGTCGGCGCTGACCCAGCTCGGTGGCGAGCCCCAGGGCATCCACCGCTCGATGATCTAG
- a CDS encoding nuclear transport factor 2 family protein, which produces MNLEILLAEREIARGVTRFARAMDERNWPVLHAIMLPDATADLGTGILHGPGEVEAAIRSFLDDCGPTQHLLGNMLIDVDPDAGTAISRTYVSDLHLGVGDLQGLSFSTLGDYRDEWRLTDGVWRMSHRTKHMRGTQGEIEVLGTGPAHWDGGHSPVNPRTAAADVEAIKALKARYFRLMDTKDWDGLAAVFTDDVTIDMTETGGGVTHSVTEYMPFLRASIEDVATVHHGHTPEITLTSPTTATGVWAMEDMLWWPDGAALRSLHGYGHYHEEYRKTVDGWKIGAMRLSRLRTETA; this is translated from the coding sequence ATGAATCTCGAGATCCTGCTGGCCGAACGTGAGATCGCGCGCGGCGTCACCCGGTTCGCGCGTGCGATGGACGAGCGGAACTGGCCCGTGCTGCACGCGATCATGCTGCCCGACGCCACCGCGGATCTCGGGACCGGAATCCTGCACGGGCCCGGCGAGGTGGAGGCGGCGATCCGCTCGTTCCTCGACGACTGCGGGCCGACCCAGCATCTGCTGGGCAACATGCTGATCGACGTGGACCCGGACGCCGGCACCGCGATCAGCCGGACGTACGTGTCGGATCTGCATCTCGGTGTCGGGGACCTGCAGGGCCTGAGCTTCTCGACACTCGGCGACTACCGCGACGAGTGGCGGCTCACCGACGGCGTGTGGCGAATGAGCCACCGCACCAAGCACATGCGTGGCACACAGGGCGAGATCGAGGTCCTCGGGACGGGTCCCGCGCACTGGGACGGCGGCCACTCGCCCGTCAACCCGCGCACGGCGGCGGCGGACGTCGAGGCGATCAAGGCGCTCAAGGCCCGCTACTTCCGACTCATGGACACCAAGGACTGGGACGGCCTGGCCGCCGTCTTCACCGACGACGTCACGATCGACATGACCGAAACCGGCGGTGGCGTAACGCATTCGGTGACGGAGTACATGCCGTTCCTGCGCGCGAGCATCGAGGACGTCGCCACCGTCCATCACGGCCACACCCCCGAGATCACCCTCACCTCCCCCACCACCGCCACCGGCGTGTGGGCGATGGAGGACATGCTGTGGTGGCCGGACGGTGCCGCACTGCGGAGCCTGCACGGCTACGGGCACTACCACGAGGAGTACCGGAAGACGGTCGACGGCTGGAAGATCGGTGCGATGCGTCTGAGCCGGCTGCGGACCGAAACGGCGTAG
- a CDS encoding alpha/beta fold hydrolase — protein MTTELSYEGTLRELHTDQGVLRYHEAGDGPPLLLLHGSGPGVTGWRNYRGVLADFAEHFHCYVLEFPGFGVSDPCDGHPMVEAINAVPTFLDGLGLGAVDIIGNSMGGVVGARIAIAQPERVNKLVSIGGVGKNVLSSNPGEGIKLLMEFTDNPTRESLIRWLQSMVYNPAIVTEQLIEERWALATEPKTLEIARRMYSTKAFAAMAAANAQADGTPYWAQFGKIKAPTLITWGRDDRVSPVDMGLLPMRDIPNAEFHVFPNCGHWTMIEARDAWVSTVLTFLRRDEK, from the coding sequence ATGACTACTGAGCTGAGCTACGAGGGAACTCTGCGGGAACTGCACACCGATCAGGGCGTGCTCCGGTACCACGAGGCCGGCGACGGCCCGCCGCTGCTGCTGCTGCACGGCTCCGGCCCGGGCGTGACGGGATGGCGTAACTACCGTGGCGTGCTCGCGGACTTCGCCGAGCACTTCCACTGCTACGTGCTCGAGTTCCCCGGATTCGGCGTGTCCGATCCGTGCGACGGTCACCCGATGGTCGAGGCGATCAACGCCGTCCCGACCTTCCTCGACGGCCTGGGCCTCGGCGCGGTCGACATCATCGGCAACTCGATGGGCGGTGTCGTCGGTGCCCGCATCGCGATCGCGCAGCCGGAGCGGGTCAACAAGCTGGTCTCCATCGGCGGCGTCGGCAAGAACGTCCTCTCGTCCAACCCGGGCGAGGGCATCAAGCTGCTGATGGAGTTCACGGACAACCCCACCCGCGAGAGCCTGATCCGCTGGCTCCAGTCGATGGTCTACAACCCCGCGATCGTCACCGAGCAGCTCATCGAGGAGCGCTGGGCGCTCGCTACCGAGCCCAAGACGCTCGAGATCGCCCGCCGCATGTACAGCACCAAGGCGTTCGCCGCGATGGCCGCCGCCAACGCGCAGGCCGACGGCACGCCGTACTGGGCGCAGTTCGGCAAGATCAAGGCACCGACCCTCATCACCTGGGGCCGCGACGACCGCGTGAGCCCCGTCGACATGGGCCTGCTGCCGATGCGCGACATCCCGAACGCGGAGTTCCACGTGTTCCCGAACTGCGGTCACTGGACCATGATCGAGGCGCGCGACGCCTGGGTCTCGACCGTTCTGACGTTCCTGCGACGCGACGAGAAGTGA
- a CDS encoding Rieske 2Fe-2S domain-containing protein — translation MTLKSEEPEVREIVAGSAPTRFARGWHCLGLSESFKDGKPHSVHAFGTKLVVFADSKGELNILDAYCRHMGGDLSQGEVKGDAVACPFHDWRWNGKGRCTDIPYARRVPPVAKTRAWHTLDQDGMLFVWHDPEGQAPAAEDMYIPRIEGATSDEWTDWVWYTTEVDTNCREIVDNIVDMAHFFYVHYSFPTFFKNVFEGQVASQFMRGEARTDMRPHAAGVPQMLGSRSDASYFGPSFMIDDLAYEYEGYDVESILINCHYPVSPDKFVLMYGMIVKKSEVLGDKALATAQKFGDFIAKGFEQDIAIWKNKTRIENPLLCEEDGPVYQLRRWYDQFYVDRSDVTAEMTDRFEHEMDTTKAVASWRLVVEENLEKKARENAAAGV, via the coding sequence GTGACCCTCAAGTCCGAAGAGCCCGAAGTCCGCGAGATCGTTGCCGGCAGCGCCCCGACCCGCTTCGCACGCGGTTGGCACTGCCTGGGCCTGTCCGAGTCGTTCAAGGACGGCAAGCCGCACTCGGTCCACGCCTTCGGCACCAAGCTGGTCGTATTCGCCGACAGCAAGGGCGAGCTCAACATCCTCGACGCCTACTGCCGTCACATGGGCGGCGACCTGAGCCAGGGCGAGGTCAAGGGCGACGCGGTCGCGTGTCCGTTCCACGACTGGCGCTGGAACGGCAAGGGCCGCTGCACCGACATCCCCTACGCCCGCCGCGTCCCCCCGGTCGCCAAGACCCGCGCATGGCACACCCTCGACCAGGACGGCATGCTGTTCGTCTGGCACGACCCCGAGGGCCAGGCGCCGGCCGCCGAGGACATGTACATCCCCCGCATCGAGGGTGCGACGAGCGACGAGTGGACCGACTGGGTCTGGTACACCACCGAAGTCGACACCAACTGCCGCGAGATCGTCGACAACATCGTCGACATGGCGCACTTCTTCTACGTGCACTACTCGTTCCCGACGTTCTTCAAGAACGTCTTCGAGGGTCAGGTCGCGAGCCAGTTCATGCGCGGTGAGGCCCGCACCGACATGCGTCCGCACGCGGCCGGCGTCCCGCAGATGCTCGGCAGCCGTTCCGACGCGTCGTACTTCGGTCCGTCGTTCATGATCGACGACCTGGCCTACGAGTACGAGGGCTACGACGTCGAGTCGATCCTCATCAACTGCCACTACCCGGTCTCGCCGGACAAGTTCGTCCTCATGTACGGGATGATCGTGAAGAAGTCCGAGGTCCTCGGCGACAAGGCGCTCGCGACCGCGCAGAAGTTCGGCGACTTCATCGCCAAGGGCTTCGAGCAGGACATCGCGATCTGGAAGAACAAGACCCGGATCGAGAACCCGCTGCTGTGCGAGGAGGACGGCCCGGTCTACCAACTGCGGCGCTGGTACGACCAGTTCTACGTCGATCGCAGCGACGTCACGGCGGAGATGACCGACCGCTTCGAGCACGAGATGGACACCACCAAGGCGGTCGCGTCGTGGCGTCTGGTCGTCGAGGAGAACCTCGAGAAGAAGGCACGTGAGAATGCAGCCGCTGGAGTGTGA
- a CDS encoding alpha/beta hydrolase, producing the protein MWSSYPRRAARRRMQRGLLGASLAALVALPLAGEAVAAPGSIGGTASTGSANGSSGSAAASSDNGSVTAGSVIPGPLQNEHPPLPPLRDDITTAAITGEVHKTDQLVRFTVASPALRREVGVEVLLPKDNSVPRPSIYALEGVDAGEDTSGWVTMGGVPQFFADKNVNVVMLNGGVSGLYTDWDRIDPGVGLHKWETFITQELPPLLDTRLNTNGVKSLLGISMGSQGAMMLAHRNPGMYRGIAVFSGCYSATDDLGRLTVQSTVSSRGGDIANLWGDVGGPEWAAHDTVRNAEALRGMDIYVSVGSGVPGQYEDPASSDWFDRVFIGGPMEVAANACTRLLDSRLDNLKIPATFEYEPIGIHGWSYWRDRLPKAWPTLARSLDLPA; encoded by the coding sequence ATGTGGAGTTCTTATCCGAGACGCGCCGCGCGACGCCGGATGCAGCGGGGGCTGCTCGGCGCGTCGCTCGCGGCACTGGTGGCGCTGCCGCTGGCCGGCGAGGCGGTGGCCGCACCGGGCAGCATCGGCGGCACAGCAAGCACCGGAAGCGCGAACGGCTCGAGCGGCAGCGCGGCCGCCAGCTCCGACAACGGCAGCGTGACGGCCGGATCGGTGATTCCGGGCCCGCTCCAGAACGAGCATCCGCCGCTTCCGCCGCTTCGCGACGACATCACGACCGCGGCCATCACCGGCGAGGTGCACAAGACCGATCAGCTGGTGCGCTTCACCGTCGCCTCGCCGGCGCTGCGCCGCGAGGTCGGGGTGGAAGTGCTCCTCCCGAAAGACAACTCGGTGCCGCGCCCGTCGATCTACGCGCTCGAGGGCGTCGACGCCGGCGAGGACACCAGCGGCTGGGTCACGATGGGCGGAGTCCCGCAGTTCTTCGCGGACAAGAACGTCAACGTCGTGATGCTCAACGGTGGCGTGTCCGGGCTGTACACCGACTGGGACCGGATCGATCCGGGCGTCGGACTGCACAAGTGGGAAACCTTCATCACCCAGGAACTGCCCCCGCTTCTCGACACCCGACTGAACACGAACGGCGTCAAGTCCTTGCTCGGGATCTCGATGGGCTCGCAGGGCGCGATGATGCTCGCGCACCGGAACCCCGGGATGTACCGCGGCATCGCGGTGTTCAGCGGCTGCTACTCGGCCACCGACGACCTGGGCCGGCTCACCGTGCAGTCGACCGTGTCGTCGCGCGGTGGCGACATCGCGAACCTGTGGGGCGACGTGGGCGGACCCGAGTGGGCCGCCCACGACACCGTGCGCAACGCCGAGGCGCTGCGCGGCATGGACATCTACGTCTCGGTGGGGTCGGGCGTGCCGGGCCAGTACGAGGATCCCGCGTCGTCCGACTGGTTCGACCGGGTGTTCATCGGTGGTCCCATGGAGGTCGCGGCGAACGCCTGCACCCGTCTTCTCGACTCCCGCCTCGACAACCTGAAGATTCCCGCCACCTTCGAGTACGAGCCGATCGGTATCCACGGGTGGTCGTACTGGCGGGACCGGCTGCCGAAGGCGTGGCCGACGCTCGCACGTTCACTCGACCTGCCCGCCTGA
- a CDS encoding FAD-binding protein: MTENRNFDTVVDFLIVGSGGGGMAAGITAADRGLSALIVDKGKTFGGSTAISGGGIWIPNAPVLLRSGAQRDSRDSIRRYLDIITEGKVSAERVDAYVDNGPPLMELLERSPHIEFYWVKGYSDYHPEEEGGRPLGRTIECTPFDTRKLGDDEKYQRPNSLEGPLGLWVTSKDYRDLAMVKRTWRGRKASLVAAWRVSSNMIRRRHMATGGRALVARMRMALEDAGVPLWLKTSMKELIVDDRGAVVGATVEREGTLVRIGARKGVLLATGGFEHNDEMRAKYLPQHGIENISAGARENVGDGIVAGQKLGAAVDLMDDAWWMPSVKHPMGAVIPLVSERSIPPSVIVNQDGKRFTNESAPYVNFVHDQIDGGHVPAYFVMDSKARSRYPFAQVLPGAPFPQGFYDQGIVHKANSLSELAEKIGVPPQNLLETVDRFNGYARTGKDEEFGRGDSAYDQYYGDPTMKNPAMDEIVKGPFYAVRIEAGDLGTKGGLVTDAKARVLREDGTAIDGLYATGNTAASVMANEYAGAGATIGPSMIFGYVAANHVADSDAQRVDGPGTRQSGKVPE, encoded by the coding sequence ATGACCGAGAACCGGAACTTCGACACCGTCGTCGACTTCCTGATCGTCGGCAGTGGTGGCGGCGGCATGGCCGCCGGCATCACTGCCGCCGACCGCGGTCTGTCCGCCCTGATCGTCGACAAAGGCAAGACCTTCGGCGGCTCCACCGCGATCTCCGGCGGTGGCATCTGGATCCCCAACGCTCCGGTGCTGCTGCGCAGCGGTGCACAGCGGGACTCCCGTGATTCGATCCGGCGCTACCTCGACATCATCACCGAGGGCAAGGTGTCGGCCGAACGCGTCGACGCCTACGTCGACAACGGCCCGCCGCTCATGGAACTGCTCGAGCGGAGCCCGCACATCGAGTTCTACTGGGTCAAGGGCTACTCCGACTACCACCCGGAGGAGGAGGGCGGGCGCCCCCTCGGCCGCACCATCGAGTGCACGCCGTTCGACACCCGCAAGCTCGGCGACGACGAGAAGTACCAGCGTCCCAACAGCCTCGAGGGCCCGCTGGGCCTGTGGGTCACGTCCAAGGACTACCGCGACCTGGCGATGGTCAAGCGCACGTGGCGTGGACGCAAGGCGTCGCTGGTCGCCGCGTGGCGCGTGTCGTCGAACATGATCCGCCGCCGCCACATGGCGACCGGTGGTCGCGCGCTCGTCGCACGTATGCGCATGGCGCTCGAGGACGCCGGCGTCCCGCTGTGGCTGAAGACGTCGATGAAGGAGCTGATCGTCGACGACCGGGGTGCCGTCGTCGGCGCCACCGTCGAGAGGGAGGGCACGCTCGTGCGCATAGGTGCCCGCAAGGGTGTCCTGCTCGCGACCGGCGGCTTCGAGCACAACGACGAGATGCGCGCGAAGTACCTCCCCCAGCACGGCATCGAGAACATCAGTGCCGGCGCCCGCGAGAACGTCGGTGACGGCATCGTCGCCGGCCAGAAGCTCGGTGCTGCGGTCGATCTCATGGACGACGCCTGGTGGATGCCGTCGGTCAAGCACCCCATGGGCGCGGTCATCCCGCTGGTGTCCGAGCGCTCCATCCCGCCGTCGGTGATCGTCAACCAGGACGGCAAGCGCTTCACCAACGAGTCGGCGCCGTACGTGAACTTCGTGCACGACCAGATCGACGGCGGCCACGTCCCGGCGTACTTCGTCATGGACAGCAAGGCCCGCTCGCGGTACCCGTTCGCACAGGTGCTGCCGGGCGCCCCGTTCCCGCAGGGCTTCTACGACCAGGGCATCGTCCACAAGGCGAACTCGCTGAGCGAGCTGGCCGAGAAGATCGGTGTCCCACCGCAGAACCTGCTCGAGACCGTCGACCGGTTCAACGGCTACGCCCGCACGGGCAAGGACGAGGAGTTCGGCCGCGGCGACAGCGCGTACGACCAGTACTACGGTGACCCGACGATGAAGAACCCGGCCATGGACGAGATCGTCAAGGGCCCGTTCTACGCCGTCCGCATCGAGGCCGGCGACCTCGGCACCAAGGGTGGTCTCGTGACCGACGCCAAGGCGCGCGTGCTGCGCGAGGACGGCACCGCCATCGACGGCCTGTACGCGACCGGCAACACTGCCGCGTCCGTCATGGCCAACGAGTACGCCGGCGCAGGCGCCACCATCGGACCGTCGATGATCTTCGGCTACGTGGCCGCGAACCACGTCGCCGACAGCGATGCCCAGCGCGTCGACGGCCCCGGCACGAGGCAGTCGGGGAAAGTTCCCGAGTGA
- a CDS encoding DUF72 domain-containing protein, whose product MADVRVGISGWVYPGWRGGFYPTGLVHRDELRYASEHLTSIEINGSFYALQKPSSFAKWRDETPDGFVFAVKGGRYITHVRRLLDVEVPLANFFASGVLGLRGKLGPILWQLPPNMQFDADRLDTFLAQLPRTTTAACALAERRDDKLSDDRVLAVTDADRPIRHALEVRHQSFAAPEVVSIAREHGVALVLADTAGRYPRIDENTTDFAYARLHGDAELYASGYTEEALDRWAEKVRAWTGDGLDAFVYFDNDMKGYAPFDAMALLDRLR is encoded by the coding sequence ATGGCGGACGTCCGTGTGGGGATCTCCGGGTGGGTGTACCCGGGGTGGCGCGGCGGGTTCTATCCGACGGGGCTTGTCCACCGCGACGAACTGCGGTACGCCTCCGAGCACCTGACATCGATCGAGATCAACGGGTCGTTCTACGCGCTGCAGAAGCCGTCGAGCTTCGCGAAGTGGCGCGACGAGACACCCGACGGATTCGTCTTCGCGGTCAAGGGCGGCCGGTACATCACCCACGTGCGCCGACTCCTGGACGTCGAGGTCCCGCTCGCGAACTTCTTCGCGTCCGGCGTGCTCGGCCTGCGCGGCAAGCTCGGGCCGATCCTGTGGCAGTTGCCGCCGAACATGCAGTTCGACGCGGACCGCCTCGACACGTTTCTGGCGCAGCTACCACGGACCACCACGGCGGCGTGCGCGCTCGCCGAGCGCCGCGACGACAAGCTGTCCGACGACCGAGTCCTCGCCGTCACGGACGCCGATCGTCCGATCCGGCACGCACTCGAGGTGCGGCACCAGAGTTTCGCGGCGCCCGAGGTCGTCTCGATCGCGCGCGAACACGGTGTGGCGCTGGTGCTTGCCGACACCGCGGGCCGGTATCCGCGCATCGACGAGAACACGACGGATTTCGCGTACGCCCGCCTGCACGGTGACGCGGAGTTGTACGCGAGCGGCTACACCGAGGAGGCCCTCGACCGGTGGGCCGAGAAGGTGCGAGCCTGGACCGGCGACGGGCTGGACGCCTTCGTCTATTTCGACAACGACATGAAGGGTTACGCGCCGTTCGATGCGATGGCACTGCTCGATCGGCTCCGGTGA
- the bphC gene encoding biphenyl-2,3-diol 1,2-dioxygenase — translation MTEIRGLGYLRIQTQDIARWRELVVDGLGMAVGSGPDPDGLYLRLDERRARLIVLPGESDKALAVGWEVRDQFALQRVREAVEKAGIAVEELSLEEADYRDAEKVIAFDDPAGTRVEVFFGPVLDHSPVVTPHGGRWVTGPQGLGHVVLPTPKFAESYAFYTEVLGFLPRGAIRLQDGVSRVRFLGVNQRHHSLALCPAPPTDEPGLVHLMTEVDTLDAVGQALDRVAKLGFTISSTLGRHTNDKMVSFYVRAPGGWDLEFGTEGMLVDETFYTAEEITADSYWGHDWSASEPLKAFIPKA, via the coding sequence ATGACGGAAATTCGGGGTCTCGGATACCTCAGGATCCAGACTCAGGACATCGCTCGTTGGCGTGAGCTCGTCGTCGACGGCCTCGGCATGGCGGTCGGCTCGGGCCCGGACCCGGACGGCCTCTACCTGCGGCTCGACGAGCGGCGTGCGCGCCTGATCGTGCTGCCGGGCGAGTCCGACAAGGCACTGGCGGTCGGCTGGGAGGTGCGCGACCAGTTCGCGCTGCAGCGAGTCCGTGAGGCCGTCGAGAAGGCCGGCATCGCAGTCGAGGAGCTTTCCCTCGAAGAGGCCGACTACCGCGACGCCGAGAAGGTCATCGCGTTCGACGACCCGGCCGGCACCCGCGTCGAGGTCTTCTTCGGCCCCGTCCTGGACCACAGCCCGGTCGTGACGCCGCACGGCGGCCGGTGGGTCACCGGCCCGCAGGGCCTCGGTCACGTCGTGCTGCCGACGCCGAAGTTCGCGGAGTCGTACGCCTTCTACACCGAGGTGCTCGGCTTCCTCCCGCGTGGCGCGATCCGGCTGCAGGACGGCGTCTCGCGCGTCCGGTTCCTCGGCGTCAACCAGCGTCACCACAGCCTTGCGCTGTGCCCGGCGCCGCCGACGGACGAGCCCGGCCTGGTTCACCTGATGACGGAGGTCGACACCCTCGACGCCGTCGGCCAGGCACTGGACCGCGTCGCCAAGCTCGGCTTCACGATCTCCTCGACCCTGGGCCGCCACACGAACGACAAGATGGTGTCGTTCTACGTGCGCGCACCCGGAGGCTGGGACCTCGAGTTCGGCACCGAGGGCATGCTGGTCGACGAGACCTTCTACACCGCCGAGGAGATCACGGCGGACAGCTACTGGGGCCACGACTGGTCGGCCTCGGAGCCGCTGAAGGCGTTCATCCCGAAGGCGTGA
- a CDS encoding SDR family NAD(P)-dependent oxidoreductase, with translation MIDKNQYGPWVVIAGGSEGVGAAFADELSRAGLNLVLIARKPGPLEETAEKVRANGVEVRTLSLDLLADDALDQIRKVTDDVEVGLLIFNAGANSYGHEFVTGDLTGFGGVVNLNITKQLELSHHFGAKMKERGRGGIMLLGSLAGYMGSEHQSIYAASKAFSRVFAESLWLELAPYNVHVVELVLGVTRTPAMVRAGLNFDIPGMIVQEPEDAAREGLEHLTDGPIWVAGGNYEAAQKRSGFPRDKMVKGAAEAMRKLLNRS, from the coding sequence ATGATCGACAAGAATCAGTACGGCCCGTGGGTCGTCATCGCGGGCGGCTCCGAGGGCGTCGGCGCCGCGTTCGCCGACGAGCTCAGCCGCGCCGGCCTCAACCTCGTACTGATCGCCCGCAAGCCCGGACCGCTCGAGGAGACCGCGGAGAAGGTCCGCGCCAACGGCGTCGAGGTCCGCACGCTGTCCCTCGACCTCCTGGCCGACGACGCGCTCGACCAGATCCGCAAGGTCACCGACGACGTCGAGGTGGGCCTGCTCATCTTCAACGCCGGCGCCAACAGCTACGGCCACGAGTTCGTCACCGGCGACCTGACCGGCTTCGGTGGTGTCGTCAACCTCAACATCACCAAGCAGCTGGAGCTTTCGCACCACTTCGGCGCGAAGATGAAGGAGCGCGGTCGCGGCGGCATCATGCTGCTCGGCTCGCTCGCCGGCTACATGGGCTCGGAGCACCAGAGCATCTACGCGGCATCGAAGGCATTCAGCCGGGTGTTCGCCGAGAGCCTGTGGCTCGAGCTGGCGCCGTACAACGTCCACGTCGTCGAGCTGGTCCTGGGCGTCACCCGCACGCCCGCGATGGTCCGCGCCGGCCTCAACTTCGACATCCCCGGCATGATCGTGCAGGAGCCCGAGGACGCGGCCCGCGAGGGTCTCGAGCACCTCACCGACGGACCCATCTGGGTCGCCGGCGGCAACTACGAGGCCGCGCAGAAGCGCAGCGGTTTCCCCCGCGACAAGATGGTCAAGGGTGCGGCCGAGGCGATGCGCAAGCTGCTGAACCGCTCGTAG